Proteins co-encoded in one Arachis stenosperma cultivar V10309 chromosome 7, arast.V10309.gnm1.PFL2, whole genome shotgun sequence genomic window:
- the LOC130941861 gene encoding protein Iojap, chloroplastic, whose translation MLPCATFSVAGTTTGVPTIFSSEFRQLGYHAETVRSRKLRIHFSCSCRAKERPSQRFLKLNSKRRSTLLTFAFGKEAEDSFFSDVGEDTDEMYDELFKNYGKVVFKRKDQKPATAEVDDDAESLSFAVEMAKVASEVKAADIKVLFVKPLVYWTRFFIIATAFSRPQIDAIGSRIRDLAEKKYGKFPTGDSKPNSWTLLDFGDVVVHIFLPPQRAFYNLEEFYGNATPVELPFENQPPFRN comes from the exons ATGCTACCCTGCGCCACGTTCTCAGTTGCGGGAACCACCACCGGAGTTCCGACAATATTCTCCAGCGAGTTCCGGCAGCTAGGTTACCACGCTGAAACGGTGCGCTCTCGGAAACTCAGGATTCACTTCAGCTGCTCTTGCCGCGCAAAGGAGCGACCTTCGCAACGGTTCTTGAAGTTGAATTCGAAGAGAAGGAGCACGCTTTTGACCTTTGCCTTCGGTAAAGAAGCTGAAGACAGCTTCTTCTCG GATGTAGGTGAAGATACAGATGAGATGTATGATGAATTGTTTAAAAATTATGGAAAAGTGGTATTTAAGAGGAAAGATCAAAAGCCTGCTACTGCAGAGGTTGATGATGATGCCGAAAGCCTATCGT TTGCTGTGGAGATGGCCAAGGTTGCAAGTGAGGTTAAGGCAGCCGATATAAAGGTTTTGTTTGTGAAGCCTCTTGTTTACTGGACTCGATTTTTTATCATAGCTACGGCATTTTCTCGTCCCCAAATTGATGCCATCGG GTCCAGAATTAGAGATTTAGCTGAAAAGAAATATGGAAAATTTCCGACTGGAGACTCAAAACCCAACTCATGGACCCTGTTGGACTTTG GCGATGTTGTTGTCCACATCTTTCTTCCACCTCAAAGAGCCTTCTACAACTTGGAAGAGTTCTATGGTAATGCAACACCCGTAGAGCTGCCTTTCGAGAATCAACCACCATTTCGCAATTGA
- the LOC130940848 gene encoding tubulin beta-4 chain-like — protein sequence MREILHIQGGQCGNQIGSKFWEVVCDEHGIDPVGHYVGTSQLQLERLDVYYNEATNGRYVPRAVLMDLEPGTMDAIRTGPYGQIFRPDNFVFGQSGAGNNFAKGHYTEGAELIDSVLDVVRKEVENCDCLQGFQVCHSLGGGTGSGMGTLLISKIREEYPDRMMLTFSVFPSPKVSDTVVEPYNATLSVHQLVENADECMVLDNEALYDICFRTLKLTTPSFGDLNHLISATMSGVTCCLRFPGQLNSDLRKLAVNLIPFPRLHFFMVGFAPLTSRGSQNYRALSVPELTQQMWDAKNMMCAADPRHGRYLTASAVFRGKMSTKEVDEQILNVQNRNSSYFVEWIPNNVKSSVCDIAPKGLPMASTFVGNSTSIQEMFRRVSEQFAAMFRRKAFLHWYTGEGMDEMEFTEAESNMNDLVAEYQQYQDASPEEDQDDES from the exons ATGCGTGAGATTCTTCATATTCAGGGAGGTCAATGCGGGAACCAAATAGGATCAAAGTTTTGGGAAGTGGTGTGTGATGAGCATGGGATAGACCCTGTAGGCCACTATGTTGGAACCTCTCAACTTCAGCTTGAAAGACTTGACGTTTATTACAATGAGGCCACCAACGGCCGCTATGTGCCACGTGCCGTCCTCATGGACCTTGAGCCCGGCACCATGGACGCCATCCGGACGGGTCCTTATGGCCAGATATTCCGCCCGGACAACTTTGTCTTCGGCCAGTCTGGCGCCGGAAATAACTTCGCCAAGGGCCATTACACCGAGGGCGCGGAGCTCATTGACTCTGTCCTTGATGTTGTGAGAAAAGAGGTTGAGAATTGCGATTGCTTGCAGG GGTTTCAAGTGTGTCATTCGTTGGGAGGGGGGACAGGTTCTGGAATGGGTACTCTGCTAATTTCGAAGATTAGAGAGGAATACCCGGATCGAATGATGCTTACTTTCTCGGTGTTTCCATCTCCGAAGGTGTCGGACACGGTTGTTGAGCCTTATAATGCCACACTCTCTGTTCACCAGCTGGTGGAGAATGCTGATGAGTGCATGGTCCTTGACAACGAAGCACTATACGACATATGCTTTAGGACTCTCAAGCTCACTACTCCATCTT TTGGAGATCTGAACCATTTGATATCGGCAACAATGAGTGGAGTTACTTGCTGCTTAAGATTCCCCGGTCAGCTCAACTCAGACCTCAGGAAGCTAGCTGTCAACTTGATCCCGTTTCCACGCCTTCATTTCTTTATGGTGGGCTTTGCTCCACTCACATCTCGAGGGTCACAAAACTACCGTGCACTTTCTGTCCCAGAACTCACACAACAGATGTGGGATGCCAAGAACATGATGTGTGCAGCTGATCCACGGCATGGCCGTTActtaacagcatcagcagtatTCAGAGGGAAAATGAGCACAAAGGAAGTGGATGAACAGATACTGAATGTGCAGAACAGGAACTCCTCATATTTTGTGGAGTGGATCCCCAACAATGTCAAGTCGAGCGTCTGTGATATCGCGCCCAAAGGCCTTCCCATGGCTTCCACTTTTGTTGGCAATTCAACTTCCATACAAGAGATGTTCAGGAGAGTGAGCGAGCAGTTTGCTGCCATGTTCAGAAGAAAGGCCTTCTTGCACTGGTACACTGGAGAAGGAATGGATGAGATGGAGTTCACCGAAGCGGAGAGCAACATGAACGATCTTGTTGCAGAGTATCAGCAGTACCAAGATGCCTCCCCTGAAGAAGACCAAGATGATGAAAGCTGA
- the LOC130940000 gene encoding uncharacterized protein LOC130940000, with product MPLYAKFLKELMTRKRNWGEKETVVLTEECSAIIQKKLLQKLKDPGSFQIPCIIEDMNIEKALCDLGASINLMSLDMMKRMRIEEAKPTRMALQLADRTFKFSHGVVDDLLVKVG from the coding sequence ATGCCGCTCTATGCCAAATTTTTAAAGGAGCTCATGACAAGGAAGAGGAATTGGGGAGAGAAAGAGACTGTAGTGCTCACTGAGGAGTGTAGTGCCATAATACAAAAGAAGCTTCTCCAAAAACtgaaagatcctgggagctttcaAATCCCCTGTATCATTGAAGATATGAACATTGAGAAGGCATTATGTGATCTCGGagcaagcataaacctcatgtcTTTAGACATGATGAAAAGAATGAGAATAGAAGAAGCCAAGCCAACAAGGATGGCACTTCAATTGGCTGACAGAACGTTTAAATTCTCCCATGGTGTGGTGGATGATCTATTGGTGAAAGTGGGGTAA